The Lycium barbarum isolate Lr01 chromosome 9, ASM1917538v2, whole genome shotgun sequence genome has a segment encoding these proteins:
- the LOC132610405 gene encoding probable inactive histone-lysine N-methyltransferase SUVR2, with the protein MPPNPRVKKAFHAMKTIGISEAKVKPVLKNLLKLYDKNWELIEEENYRALADAIFEKEEAEAAEHKKCDNNEVRDVPPVQREELLEEETMHEEPERPLKRLRLRYQEGQPSPSANNSSARTSLKRLRRGEEGELPGSHCRNQSQGEAIPSSHRDNLRLNETQTSPIMSRGTSSVAAKASHASILKEPKKEPGGELSPKQKMLGSLALIKPKDEPYTDDMPQFEAPIAVIHPEPSNKGDTSSGNASRRRSETSEPLAIELRGGRNAGEEITNSSNGVATSRELVEVQDRCYSDVYIASSLSGEIKVSINCDPARCRSDFRMPSLESVLKMVELKCLKSYKILDPNFSVKKLMNDVCECFLELGTQHSHELQATTDVAAENDFGARNRTVNSSNGIMNFEIDAGDGQPKVLQLSPPRIGEDSTQAGHIASMGNCGSTPETDQNGLEQTNPLSMEAPGELTPGELGLFDSLNGFLNSDLGAGEAPPEIPYLASYIDEESTQADDTASMGNFGIAPETDQSGLEQTNSQSLEVVPCESTPHDVRSVDVIDITKGQENVLISLVNEVSSNCPPSFHYIASNVVFQNAFVTFSLARIEDDNSCSTCTGDCLSLSTPCACAHVIGGDFAYTKEGLVKEEFLNECISMNRDPKKDCQFFCKECPLERSKNEDIIEACKGHLMRNFIKECWWKCGCNKQCGNRVVQRGISHKLQVFMTPEGKGWGLRTLEDLPRGAFVCEYVGEVLTNAELFDRVSQSPNGEEHSYPVLLDADWGSEGVLKDEEALCLDATFYGNVARFINHRCFDSNLVEIPIEIETPDHHYYHIAFFTTRKIKAMEELTWDYGIDFDDLEHPVKAFSCHCGSTFCRNMKRPSRSRSRR; encoded by the exons ATGCCGCCCAATCCGAGAGTTAAGAAGGCATTTCATGCTATGAAAACTATTGGCATCTCTGAGGCAAAGGTGAAGCCAGTCTTGAAGAACCTTCTAAAACTATATGACAAAAATTGGGAGCTTATCGAAGAGGAAAATTATAGAGCACTTGCAGATGCTATATTTGAAAAGGAGGAAGCAGAG GCGGCGGAGCATAAGAAGTGTGACAATAATGAAGTACGAGATGTG CCTCCTGTGCAGCGAGAGGAACTTTTAGAGGAAGAAACAATGCACGAGGAGCCTGAAAGACCACTAAAGAGATTGCGCTTAAGATATCAAGAAGGTCAACCTTCACCTTCCGCTAATAATTCTAGTGCCAGGACATCTCTTAAAAGGCTTAGACGGGGGGAGGAAGGTGAATTACCTGGATCTCATTGTCGGAACCAGTCACAAGGGGAAGCAATTCCTAGTTCTCATAGGGATAATCTCAGATTGAACGAAACTCAAACATCTCCAATCATGTCCAGGGGAACGAGTTCGGTTGCTGCTAAAGCTTCCCATGCATCAATACTCAAAGAGCCAAAGAAAGAACCGGGTGGTGAACTGTCCCCTAAACAGAAGATGTTGGGATCCCTTGCCTTAATCAAGCCTAAGGATGAACCATATACTGATGATATGCCACAGTTTGAGGCTCCTATTGCTGTTATTCACCCAG AGCCGTCAAACAAGGGAGATACTTCAAGTGGTAACGCCTCAAGGAGACGTTCAGAAACTTCTGAACCTTTAGCGATAGAACTGAGAGGAGGAAGAAATGCAGGTGAAGAAATTACAAATTCATCAAATGGAGTGGCAACCAGTCGTGAGCTGGTAGAAGTCCAAGATAGGTGTTACTCTGATGTATATATTGCCTCCTCACTGTCTGGAGAGATAAAAGTCTCTATAAACTGTGACCCAGCTCGTTGTAGATCAGACTTCCGTATGCCAAGTCTAGAATCTGTTCTGAAAATGGTGGAGCTTAAATGTCTTAAATCATACAAAATCCTGGATCCTAACTTTTCTGTGAAGAAGCTGATGAATGACGTGTGTGAATGCTTTTTAGAACTGGGAACTCAACATAGTCATGAATTGCAAGCAACCACCGATGTTGCTGCAGAGAATGATTTTGGCGCGAGAAACAGGACTGTTAATTCCTCGAATGGAATTATGAATTTTGAAATTGATGCTGGGGATGGTCAACCAAAGGTACTTCAACTCTCTCCTCCTCGTATTGGTGAAGACAGCACTCAAGCTGGTCATATAGCATCAATGGGCAACTGTGGTAGTACTCCAGAAACTGATCAGAATGGTCTTGAGCAGACTAATCCATTGAGTATGGAGGCTCCAGGTGAATTAACTCCAGGTGAACTAGGTTTATTTGATTCCTTAAATGGGTTCCTGAATTCTGATCTTGGTGCTGGGGAAGCTCCCCCAGAGATACCCTATCTCGCTTCTTATATTGATGAAGAAAGCACTCAAGCTGATGATACTGCATCCATGGGCAACTTTGGTATTGCTCCAGAGACCGATCAGAGTGGTCTTGAACAGACTAATTCACAGAGTCTGGAGGTGGTTCCATGTGAATCGACTCCACATGATGTACGGTCTGTTGATGTCATTGATATAACCAAGGGGCAAGAAAATGTTTTAATTTCTTTGGTGAATGAAGTTAGTAGCAACTGTCCACCATCATTCCACTACATAGCTTCCAATGTCGTTTTCCAGAATGCATTTGTGACCTTTTCTCTGGCCCGTATCGAAGATGATAATAGTTGTTCAACTTGCACTGGTGATTGTTTATCATTGTCCACACCTTGCGCCTGTGCGCACGTAATTGGCGGTGATTTCGCATACACAAAGGAAGGCCTTGTGAAAGAAGAGTTTCTTAATGAATGTATTTCCATGAATCGTGACCCCAAGAAAGACTGCCAGTTCTTTTGCAAAGAGTGTCCATTGGAAAGATCAAAAAATGAGGACATTATAGAAGCTTGTAAAGGTCATCTGATGAGGAATTTCATCAAAGAGTGTTGGTGGAAATGTGGCTGTAATAAACAATGTGGCAACCGTGTAGTACAGCGAGGTATAAGCCATAAGTTGCAG GTCTTTATGACTCCGGAAGGGAAAGGATGGGGCTTGCGGACCCTTGAAGACCTTCCTCGAGGTGCTTTTGTCTGCGAATATGTTGGAGAAGTTCTGACCAATGCAGAACTCTTTGATCGTGTTTCACAGAGCCCCAACGGGGAGGAACATTCTTATCCAGTCCTGCTGGATGCTGACTGGGGTTCAGAGGGTGTCCTGAAGGATGAGGAGGCTCTATGTTTGGATGCTACATTTTATGGGAATGTTGCCAGGTTCATCAATCACAG ATGCTTCGATTCAAATTTGGTTGAAATACCAATTGAAATAGAGACTCCTGATCACCACTACTATCAT ATTGCTTTTTTCACTACAAGAAAGATTAAGGCAATGGAGGAGCTCACTTGG GATTATGGTATTGATTTTGATGATCTTGAACATCCAGTAAAAGCATTTAGCTGCCATTGCGGTAGCACGTTCTGCCGAAATATGAAACGTCCAAGCA GATCTAGATCAAGAAGGTAG